The genomic interval CGGCGACGGTGATGGTCAGTGGATAGATGCCGCCACCGAGCAGCAGCCACGATGCTGGAACGCCGAACACATAGCTCGAATCGAGGCCAGGGACGAGGACGATGACGAGGACGAAGAGCACCGTGGCCGCCACGAACCCTGCGGCGAAGACGACCGCCAGTCGCAGCTGCGACCGGATGAGCGAGCGCACGTAGACGCCCGCGATGTCGCTGGTCGGTCCGACGGGGCTCAGCTGCGTCAGGGGGCGCGTGGGGGCGCCGGCCACCCCCGCGCGCGGAGCCGTGACCCGCACCCGTGCGGGTGCATTCGTCGGATGCTGCGCAGCAGCGCCACCGCCGCCGGCTTCGCCGTCACCGAGCTCTGACATGACGCTCATTGCCTTGGGCGGATGACCGCCTGGTCGAGTCTGCTTCGGAGCGCCGGCAGCAGCCGTCGACTCACCGGCAGCTCAGCTTGGCCGACGGTGACGCTCGGACGGTCGGCGCTGAGCCGGACCCGGCTGAGATGCGGCAGCGACACGAGATACGAGCGGTGCACCCGCACGAAACCGGCGTTCGCCCACTGCCGCTCGAGGTCGCTGATCGGCACCCGCACGAGATAACTCGCCTCTTCCGTGTGCAGACGGGCATAGTCGCCCTGCGCCTGCACGTAGCGCACGTCGTCAAGCCGGATCATCCTGGTCGTGTCACCGAGAGTGACCGCGACCATCTCGGGCACGGAGAATTCGTCGGGACCCGCCTGCCGCGCCGCACCCGTTTTCAGTGCCTCGACGATGCGCCCGATCGAACGCTGCAGACGCTCTGCGCGAACGGGCTTCAGAAGATAGTCGACCGCGGCGAGGTCGAAGGCCTCGAGCGCGCCCTCTTCGTCGGCGGTCACGAAGACGAGCACCGGACTCCGCTCGAACCGGGCGAGCGCCCGCGCGAGATCGAAGCCGGTGAGTCCCGGCATGTGGATGTCGAGGAACGCCGCGTCGACGGGTTCCCTGGCGAGCAGACGGATCGCATCGGCGCCTGACGACGCCTGATGGATCATGCCGATCCGCGGATCCTGTGCGAGCAGGAACGCGAGCTCGTTCACCGCGGGCTGCTCGTCATCGGCGATGAGCACGGAGATCATGGTTCACCTCTCCCCTCAGCGAACGCGGGGATCGTGGGGCGTCGCGGTCCAGATTTCGGCACACGCATGCGCACGAGCGTACCGGCGCCGACATTCGTCTCGACGACGAGTCCGAATTCGTCTCCGTAGACCTGGCGCAGCCGCACATCGACATTGCGCACCCCGACATGCTCGCCGTCGACCGGACCACCGGCGAGCACCGTCGCGAGCACATCAGGGTCGATGCCGACGCCGTCGTCTTCAATGCTGATCTCGGCGTACGCGCCGGAGTCGGCTGCGGTGATGGTGATGCGGCCGCCGCCCTCTTTCGATTCGAGGCCGTGACGCACCGCGTTCTCGACGAGCGGCTGGATCGACAGGAACGGCACGACCGTCGGGAGCACCTCAGGGGCGATCTGCAACGTCACCCTCAGCCGATCACCGAAGCGAGCGCGTTCGAGCCGAAGATAGCTGTCGATCGACCGCAGTTCTTCGGCGACGGTGGTGAAGTCACCGTGCCGACGAAACGAGTACCGTGTGAAGTCGGCGAATTCCAGCACCAGCTCGCGCGCCTGCCCGGGGTCGGTGTTGATGAACGAAGCGATCGCGTTCAGTGAGTTGTAGATGAAATGCGGGCTGATCTGCGCCCGCAGCGCGCGCACCTCGGCTTCGGCGAGTGCCGCACGCGAGGCGTCGAGCTCTCCGAGCTCGACCTGGGCCGCAACCCATTCCGCCACTTCACCGGTTGCCCGCACGAGACCAGCGCGCACCGGGGCGGCGAAGGCGACGATCGCTCCGAGCGGACCGGTGCTTCCGAGGACGGGTGCCGCGACGGCATCCGTCTCCCGCCCGCCGACCGAAATGCGTCGCTGCACCTGCTGCCGGTGGCCCGCGACCACCGCGACCGCAAGCCGTTCGGCGACGGGACGGATCGTCTCGTCGCCATCGATCGCGATCGCGCCCGAACGATCGGCGATGGCAAGGCTCTCGCACCCGAGCAGCGCGCGCAGATGCTTGACGGCGCGGGCCGCATCGGCTTCGTCGATGCCGCCGCGCAGATTCTGCGCCGCCCGCGATGCCAGGTGCAGCGTCTGGTACGTCGCCTGCTCGGCATCCGTACCGAGGTCCTTCGACGTGCCGACGATGCGGCGCAGCAGCAGCACCAGCCCGAGTGCGAGCGCCCCGCCGAGCGCGCCGATCGCTGCGGCGACCAGCATCGACTCTGACATGCGGAAAGCGTAACCGCTCAGCACCCGCCGATTCACTCGTCGGCGCATGCCCACCGTTCGCCGCACGATGACCGCCGCTCGTCGACGACGAACGGCGTGCACCCCATGCCGAAGGCGTGGAGCGCAAGAGTTGCTCCACTGCCTCGAGCAGCGGCACACCCCGCCACAACCCCTGAAGGAGACGCCATGGGCAACGAAGCCCTGAGCGCGGAGCAGCAGACGGCGCAGACCGTCGACTACCCCGCGGTGCAGAAATCGAAAGAGTTCCGACGGCTGCGGTCGAAGCACCGGAAGTTCGTCTTCCCTGTGCTCATCGCCTGCCTCGTCTGGTATTTCGCGTACGTGCTGCTGGCCAGCTACGCGCGCGACTTCATGTCGACCCCGGTGTTCGGGCACGTCAATGTCGCGATCCTGATGGGTCTCGCGCAGGTCGTGACCACATTCGCCGTGACGACCTGGTACGTGCGCTACGCCAACCGGGAGCTCGACCCCGTGGCTGAGAGCATCCGCGATGAGATCGAATCCGGCGCGAAGTTCGTCGCCAAGGGGGTGACCCGATGATGCTGCATCTCGCTGCCACCGGCGCCTCCACCGGTGAGCCGTGGCTGAACATCTCGATCTTCGGCGCCTTCGTCGCGATCACGATGATCATCGTGTTCCGCGCGAGCCGCAACAACAAGACCGCCGCCGACTACTACGCGGCCGGTCGATCCTTCACCGGCGGCCAGAACGGCTCGGCGATCGCCGGTGACTACCTGTCGGCAGCGTCCTTCCTGGGAATCGTCGGCGCTATCGCCATCAACGGCTATGACGGGTTCCTC from Microbacterium sp. H1-D42 carries:
- a CDS encoding LytTR family DNA-binding domain-containing protein; the protein is MISVLIADDEQPAVNELAFLLAQDPRIGMIHQASSGADAIRLLAREPVDAAFLDIHMPGLTGFDLARALARFERSPVLVFVTADEEGALEAFDLAAVDYLLKPVRAERLQRSIGRIVEALKTGAARQAGPDEFSVPEMVAVTLGDTTRMIRLDDVRYVQAQGDYARLHTEEASYLVRVPISDLERQWANAGFVRVHRSYLVSLPHLSRVRLSADRPSVTVGQAELPVSRRLLPALRSRLDQAVIRPRQ
- a CDS encoding histidine kinase, whose product is MSESMLVAAAIGALGGALALGLVLLLRRIVGTSKDLGTDAEQATYQTLHLASRAAQNLRGGIDEADAARAVKHLRALLGCESLAIADRSGAIAIDGDETIRPVAERLAVAVVAGHRQQVQRRISVGGRETDAVAAPVLGSTGPLGAIVAFAAPVRAGLVRATGEVAEWVAAQVELGELDASRAALAEAEVRALRAQISPHFIYNSLNAIASFINTDPGQARELVLEFADFTRYSFRRHGDFTTVAEELRSIDSYLRLERARFGDRLRVTLQIAPEVLPTVVPFLSIQPLVENAVRHGLESKEGGGRITITAADSGAYAEISIEDDGVGIDPDVLATVLAGGPVDGEHVGVRNVDVRLRQVYGDEFGLVVETNVGAGTLVRMRVPKSGPRRPTIPAFAEGRGEP
- a CDS encoding DUF485 domain-containing protein, encoding MGNEALSAEQQTAQTVDYPAVQKSKEFRRLRSKHRKFVFPVLIACLVWYFAYVLLASYARDFMSTPVFGHVNVAILMGLAQVVTTFAVTTWYVRYANRELDPVAESIRDEIESGAKFVAKGVTR